Proteins from a genomic interval of Planktothrix sp. FACHB-1365:
- a CDS encoding Uma2 family endonuclease, with protein MALTAQQIADLMPDTSQLESDEPEMESSLHYLQLALLVAGLDWLWRDREDYFIGANLTIYYSQQQLKNREFRGPDFFVAKNTVKRPRRSWVVWQEDGKYPDIIIELLSDSTAKVDRKEKKILYQNRFRTPEYFWFSPEDLELAGFRLSGEEYQPILINESGLLWSDVLGLNLGIHNNQLRYFSPEGELIPTPEEAALQAQTLAETERQRAETERQRAKRLAEQLRALGINPD; from the coding sequence ATGGCACTAACCGCTCAACAAATCGCAGATTTAATGCCAGATACCAGTCAACTAGAAAGTGATGAACCGGAGATGGAAAGTTCTTTACATTATTTACAATTAGCCTTGTTAGTCGCTGGTTTAGATTGGCTCTGGCGAGATCGAGAGGATTATTTTATTGGAGCTAATTTAACCATCTATTATAGTCAACAACAACTCAAAAATCGAGAATTCAGAGGACCGGATTTTTTTGTAGCTAAAAATACAGTGAAACGTCCTCGTCGGTCTTGGGTCGTTTGGCAAGAAGATGGGAAATATCCCGATATTATTATCGAATTACTCTCAGATTCTACCGCTAAAGTTGATCGAAAAGAAAAGAAAATCCTGTATCAAAATCGGTTTAGAACCCCAGAATATTTCTGGTTTTCTCCCGAAGATTTAGAGTTAGCTGGATTTCGCTTAAGCGGTGAAGAATATCAACCCATTTTGATTAATGAATCAGGGTTATTATGGAGTGATGTATTAGGGTTGAATTTGGGAATTCATAACAATCAATTGCGTTATTTTAGTCCAGAAGGTGAATTAATTCCCACTCCAGAAGAAGCTGCACTCCAAGCTCAAACCTTAGCGGAAACTGAACGTCAACGGGCTGAAACCGAACGTCAACGGGCCAAACGTTTAGCCGAACAACTGAGAGCATTGGGGATTAATCCCGACTAA
- a CDS encoding DUF6825 family protein, with product MSKPAVNSFFVGRALAEGLYEQLGNGLANFLSELGKFDAEQKEHLRQFTQQVMERASQEAGTVVTDSSSPFNSPSSNGEPVDLQATIDELRAEVAELRSELQRYRNRTV from the coding sequence ATGAGCAAACCTGCCGTGAATTCGTTTTTTGTGGGACGGGCCTTAGCGGAAGGACTGTACGAACAACTGGGAAATGGTCTGGCCAACTTCCTCAGCGAACTGGGGAAATTTGATGCGGAACAAAAAGAACATCTGCGCCAGTTTACCCAACAGGTGATGGAACGCGCCTCCCAAGAAGCGGGTACTGTTGTCACCGATAGTTCCTCCCCCTTTAACTCCCCCTCCTCTAACGGTGAACCCGTAGATTTGCAAGCCACCATTGACGAACTGCGGGCGGAAGTGGCGGAATTGCGATCCGAACTCCAACGCTATCGCAATCGTACCGTGTAA
- a CDS encoding AarF/ABC1/UbiB kinase family protein, producing MNPPSVTPLRQNYGGKAYRWNRKNYSRQRRFIDIWTFVLTWLTWLWIDAKKWSYRGGFTEEKKNARRRAQAIWVRETFLDLGPTFIKVGQLFSTRADLFPIEYVEELSKLQDKVPAFSYEQAEEIILEDLGKTVQDLFQNFDPIPLAAASLGQVHKAQLHSGADVVVKVQRPGLKKLFEIDLAILRGIARYFQNHPRWGKGRDWVGIYDECCRILWLEIDYLNEGRNADTFRRNFRDCDWVKVPRVSWQYTSPRVLTLEYIPGIKISNYEALEASGLDRKELAQMGAKAYLQQLLNHGFFHADPHPGNIAVSPGGELIFYDFGMMGQITSNLREKLMETLFGITQKDGDRVMKSLIAVGALAPTGDMGPVRRSIQYMLDHFMDQPFENQSIASISDDLYEIAYDQPFRFPATFTFVMRAFSTLEGVGKGLDPEFNFMEVAQPFAMQLMSNGNLPNTANSIFNELSRQAVQVSSSALGLPGRIEDTLEKLEQGDIRMRVRLAETDRVLRRVSNVQMGTNYAVLISAFTLSATLLLISDKVGLALVVLFLAVGLGIAFLRLLRRIDRLDRMM from the coding sequence ATTAATCCGCCTTCTGTAACTCCCCTCCGCCAAAATTATGGAGGAAAAGCTTATCGTTGGAACCGCAAAAATTATTCTCGTCAACGACGTTTTATTGATATTTGGACGTTTGTATTGACGTGGTTAACTTGGTTGTGGATCGATGCTAAAAAATGGAGTTACCGGGGCGGTTTTACCGAAGAGAAAAAAAATGCTCGTCGTCGAGCACAAGCGATATGGGTGAGGGAAACCTTTTTAGATTTAGGGCCAACCTTTATTAAAGTCGGACAACTCTTTTCTACCCGTGCCGATTTATTTCCCATCGAATATGTAGAAGAACTCTCAAAACTCCAAGATAAAGTTCCCGCCTTCAGCTATGAACAAGCCGAAGAAATTATCCTAGAAGATCTCGGTAAAACCGTTCAAGATTTATTCCAAAATTTTGATCCGATTCCCTTAGCAGCAGCGAGTTTGGGTCAAGTTCACAAAGCCCAACTGCATTCGGGTGCAGACGTTGTTGTTAAAGTTCAGCGCCCCGGATTGAAAAAATTATTTGAAATTGATTTAGCGATTCTGCGAGGGATTGCTCGGTACTTCCAAAATCATCCTCGTTGGGGAAAAGGTCGAGATTGGGTTGGTATTTATGATGAATGTTGCCGGATTTTATGGTTAGAAATTGACTACCTGAATGAAGGTCGAAATGCTGATACATTCCGCCGTAATTTCCGCGATTGTGATTGGGTAAAAGTGCCCCGAGTTTCTTGGCAATATACCTCTCCCAGAGTCCTGACTTTAGAATATATTCCAGGGATTAAAATTAGCAATTATGAAGCCTTGGAAGCATCAGGACTCGATCGCAAAGAACTTGCCCAAATGGGAGCCAAAGCTTATTTACAACAACTCCTCAATCATGGCTTTTTCCATGCCGATCCCCACCCCGGAAATATTGCGGTCAGTCCCGGTGGTGAACTGATTTTTTATGATTTTGGCATGATGGGACAAATTACATCCAATCTGCGAGAAAAACTCATGGAAACCCTATTTGGGATTACTCAAAAAGATGGGGATCGGGTGATGAAATCCTTGATTGCGGTCGGAGCACTCGCACCTACAGGAGATATGGGGCCAGTGCGTCGGTCAATTCAATATATGTTAGATCACTTTATGGATCAACCCTTTGAAAATCAATCCATTGCTTCCATTAGTGATGATCTTTATGAAATTGCTTATGACCAACCCTTTCGATTTCCCGCAACCTTTACCTTTGTAATGCGGGCTTTCTCGACCTTAGAAGGCGTCGGAAAAGGACTCGACCCCGAATTTAACTTTATGGAGGTGGCACAGCCGTTTGCCATGCAGCTTATGTCTAATGGAAATCTTCCCAATACCGCTAATAGTATTTTTAATGAACTCAGCCGCCAAGCGGTTCAAGTCAGTTCTTCTGCGTTAGGCTTACCCGGACGCATTGAAGATACCCTGGAAAAACTCGAACAGGGAGATATCCGAATGCGGGTTCGTCTTGCGGAAACCGACCGGGTATTAAGACGGGTGAGTAATGTCCAAATGGGAACAAATTACGCGGTGCTGATCAGTGCCTTCACTCTATCAGCTACACTGTTATTGATTAGTGATAAGGTGGGATTAGCTCTCGTTGTATTATTCTTAGCTGTTGGTCTAGGAATTGCTTTCTTAAGGTTGTTGCGACGGATTGATCGTTTGGATCGGATGATGTAA
- a CDS encoding PP2C family serine/threonine-protein phosphatase → MKRYFAGMTDTGNVRNVNQDAYYIDPDGRFFIVADGMGGHAGGQEASLIASQTIKEYILEHWESSDQSPILLKNAFVAANNAILKDQQKHPERSDMGTTAVVALFREDEENPWFANVGDSRLYRLRGHQLQQITEDQTWVAQAVKRNALTVDEARSHPWRHVLSQCLGREDLSEISIDQMDVKPGDRLLLCSDGLTEELSDTIITVNLKSIRACEAAAKALVKEAKDREGRDNITVIVVAVGSVES, encoded by the coding sequence ATGAAACGTTATTTCGCTGGGATGACGGATACAGGCAATGTTCGGAACGTCAACCAAGATGCTTACTATATTGATCCTGATGGCCGTTTTTTCATTGTTGCTGATGGTATGGGTGGACACGCCGGAGGTCAAGAGGCGAGTTTGATTGCCTCCCAAACCATTAAAGAATACATCCTTGAGCATTGGGAGAGTTCGGATCAATCCCCAATTCTTCTCAAAAATGCGTTTGTCGCCGCCAACAACGCTATTTTAAAGGATCAGCAAAAACATCCTGAACGCTCCGATATGGGAACAACGGCGGTTGTCGCCTTATTCCGAGAAGATGAGGAGAACCCTTGGTTTGCCAATGTCGGAGATTCCCGTTTATATCGTTTGCGCGGACATCAGTTACAACAAATTACAGAAGATCAAACTTGGGTGGCTCAAGCGGTGAAACGTAACGCCTTAACTGTTGATGAGGCTCGTTCTCATCCTTGGCGTCATGTTCTGTCTCAATGTTTGGGACGCGAAGATCTTTCGGAAATTAGTATTGATCAGATGGATGTAAAACCGGGGGATCGTTTGTTGTTGTGTAGTGATGGGTTGACGGAAGAACTTTCAGATACGATCATCACGGTTAACCTCAAATCAATTCGAGCTTGTGAAGCCGCCGCGAAGGCTTTAGTTAAAGAAGCAAAAGACCGGGAAGGGCGAGACAATATTACAGTGATTGTGGTCGCCGTTGGATCGGTAGAAAGTTAA
- a CDS encoding anhydro-N-acetylmuramic acid kinase, with amino-acid sequence MMRVMGLISGTSVDGIDVALVEITGCQQDLTVDFVTGATYPYPSELRSQILQVCSGTPLSLAELAQLDDAIARTFAQAAMTLQQSSEPTELIGSHGQTVFHRPPQGTQLGYSLQLGRGELIAHLTGITTVSNFRVGDIAAGGHGAPLVPVLDAYLLRHPQYHRCIQNIGGIGNVTYLPKLNSTPILGWDTGPGNTLLDLAVQYFSQGTQSYDKDGAWAATGTACLPLVEQWLQQDFFQQPPPKSTGRELFGWDYWQRCLRELEPYKLSAADVLATLTELTAASIYHSYCQFLPQLPDEILLCGGGSHNCYLKYRLQTLFNPIPVFSTSEVGLNADFKEAITFAVLAYWRWLGIPGNLPSVTGAVSEVLLGEIHTTFTPNVIL; translated from the coding sequence ATAATGCGTGTAATGGGTTTGATCAGTGGAACCTCCGTCGATGGGATTGATGTCGCTCTCGTTGAGATTACGGGTTGTCAACAGGATCTGACGGTGGACTTCGTGACAGGAGCAACTTATCCCTATCCTTCGGAGTTGCGATCGCAAATTTTGCAGGTGTGCAGTGGAACCCCCCTGTCCCTGGCAGAATTAGCTCAATTGGATGATGCGATCGCCAGAACCTTTGCTCAGGCTGCCATGACCTTACAACAGTCCTCTGAACCGACCGAACTCATTGGCTCCCATGGACAAACGGTGTTTCATCGTCCTCCCCAAGGAACCCAACTCGGTTACAGTCTGCAACTGGGACGGGGGGAACTGATTGCCCATTTAACGGGGATCACAACGGTGAGTAACTTTCGGGTGGGGGATATTGCCGCAGGAGGTCACGGAGCCCCTCTGGTTCCCGTTCTGGATGCTTATCTGCTGCGTCATCCCCAATATCATCGCTGTATTCAAAATATCGGGGGAATTGGCAATGTCACTTATTTACCGAAACTTAACTCTACCCCGATCTTAGGTTGGGATACAGGGCCGGGAAATACGTTACTGGATTTAGCGGTACAATATTTTTCCCAAGGCACTCAAAGTTATGACAAAGATGGAGCTTGGGCGGCGACGGGAACGGCTTGTCTGCCTTTGGTAGAACAATGGTTACAGCAAGATTTTTTTCAGCAACCGCCCCCAAAATCGACGGGACGAGAATTATTTGGTTGGGACTATTGGCAACGGTGTTTAAGGGAACTAGAACCCTATAAGTTAAGTGCAGCCGATGTTTTAGCGACTTTAACTGAATTAACGGCTGCTTCAATTTATCACAGTTATTGTCAATTTTTGCCCCAGTTACCCGATGAAATTTTATTGTGTGGAGGGGGAAGCCATAACTGCTATTTGAAATATCGGTTACAGACTTTATTTAATCCAATTCCCGTTTTTTCCACTTCGGAAGTAGGCTTAAATGCTGATTTTAAAGAAGCGATCACGTTTGCGGTTTTAGCCTATTGGCGGTGGTTAGGAATCCCTGGAAATTTACCTTCAGTAACAGGGGCAGTTTCTGAGGTGTTACTGGGAGAAATTCACACTACCTTTACTCCCAACGTGATATTATGA
- a CDS encoding NblA/ycf18 family protein: MNQPAELSLEQQFSLTSFKLQVGQMSREQAQEFLINLYEHMMVRENMYQHFLKHHWGLEPNFVQD; the protein is encoded by the coding sequence ATGAATCAACCCGCAGAACTATCTCTTGAGCAACAATTTAGCCTGACTTCCTTTAAGCTGCAAGTCGGTCAAATGAGCCGAGAACAGGCGCAGGAATTTTTAATTAATCTCTATGAACACATGATGGTGCGAGAAAATATGTATCAGCATTTTCTCAAACACCATTGGGGTCTGGAGCCTAATTTTGTACAAGATTAA
- a CDS encoding NINE protein, with the protein MKNKIVAALLAFFLGIFGVHKFYLGENLGGVVYLLFSWTFIPGFLAFFDFLGLLLMSDQAFNAKFNPGIPYSVLDGSRSAQDITVALAQLKKLYDQDAITAEEYEEKRRKLLNEL; encoded by the coding sequence ATGAAAAATAAAATCGTAGCCGCGTTATTGGCTTTCTTTTTAGGGATATTTGGAGTTCATAAGTTTTATTTAGGGGAAAATTTAGGCGGAGTTGTTTATTTGTTGTTTTCTTGGACTTTTATTCCCGGATTTTTAGCCTTTTTTGATTTTCTAGGTTTATTGTTAATGTCAGATCAAGCGTTCAATGCTAAATTTAATCCAGGTATTCCTTACTCAGTTTTAGATGGAAGTCGTTCTGCACAGGATATTACTGTAGCACTAGCTCAACTGAAAAAACTTTATGATCAAGATGCCATTACCGCCGAAGAATATGAAGAAAAACGCCGGAAATTATTAAATGAACTGTAA
- a CDS encoding helix-hairpin-helix domain-containing protein — MSNLSRWFQKVPQWLYWSLFPVLGGLAIVYAGNKTKTQSWIYTGLGFVAAAFILSNTSFSSIVWIGQIITAIALRKEFLAKTFHNPLSSSNESHLIQLIAKHRDKIDINNCSKHDLVYGLDLPIVYANEIEEMKREGYNFTSLEELSELIGIPESTLQRIAPLILFSFDINKEIHHSWRRLNVLSMDELVELGLNINAAKIIVLERQRRGGYKSFLDFKKRTKLPLHIYRHIL, encoded by the coding sequence GTGTCCAATCTATCTCGATGGTTTCAGAAAGTTCCGCAGTGGTTATACTGGTCTTTATTTCCTGTATTAGGTGGGTTAGCCATTGTCTATGCAGGAAATAAAACCAAAACTCAATCTTGGATTTATACAGGGTTAGGGTTTGTCGCTGCGGCTTTTATTTTATCGAATACGTCTTTTTCCAGTATAGTTTGGATCGGTCAAATTATAACAGCGATCGCTTTGAGAAAAGAATTTTTAGCAAAAACTTTTCATAATCCTTTATCGAGTTCAAACGAATCTCATCTGATCCAATTAATTGCTAAACATCGAGATAAAATTGATATTAATAATTGCTCTAAGCATGATTTAGTATATGGATTAGATTTACCGATTGTTTATGCCAATGAAATTGAAGAAATGAAACGGGAAGGTTATAATTTTACAAGTTTAGAAGAACTTTCGGAATTGATTGGAATTCCTGAATCAACACTACAACGAATTGCACCGTTAATTTTATTTAGTTTTGATATCAATAAAGAAATCCATCATTCCTGGCGGCGGTTAAATGTGTTGTCAATGGATGAATTAGTTGAATTAGGACTAAACATCAATGCTGCTAAAATTATTGTTTTAGAACGTCAACGGCGTGGGGGTTATAAGTCTTTTCTGGATTTTAAAAAACGGACAAAATTACCGTTACATATCTATCGCCATATTTTATAA
- the lptC gene encoding LPS export ABC transporter periplasmic protein LptC, translated as MRLLLLWVIILVGISACAPKNVEPTSTDAKSKTSKEFERTLTLDDVTLEQADEQGKLLWNIKAQQVSYSKDQKMATVKNPVGELYDQGKLLYKIKADQGEFEQNSKRIFLRNNIVATDPNTGLVLKGKELEWIVQQNIIVVRNSVTGDHAQLQAIAREVQVFYRQKRVEFWDKATVSSKNPVVKLQSDHIVWLWEQQLLSSNLKTKIERYQNQTVTDRGIAETADMNLKTQIATLRKNAQIALSQPPLQISSNELQWNYQKRTISSPQFITIIEREQQVTVTANQGWGDLKDNIFYLTGNVVGIGAKRQAQLNSNLLTWYIPQQSFSAEGNVVYRQIDPPFNLMGEKAVGRFENDTVVVSGGNTGTPVVTEIVPE; from the coding sequence ATGCGGTTGTTACTCCTTTGGGTGATAATTTTAGTCGGAATTTCTGCTTGCGCCCCAAAAAACGTCGAACCAACTTCAACGGACGCTAAATCAAAGACTTCTAAAGAATTTGAACGGACATTAACTTTAGATGATGTTACGTTAGAACAGGCTGATGAACAAGGAAAATTACTCTGGAACATTAAAGCCCAACAAGTTAGTTATAGTAAAGATCAGAAAATGGCAACCGTGAAAAATCCGGTTGGAGAATTATATGATCAAGGCAAACTTCTGTATAAAATTAAGGCAGATCAAGGAGAATTTGAACAGAATAGCAAACGGATTTTTTTACGCAATAATATTGTAGCAACTGATCCCAATACAGGCTTAGTGTTGAAGGGAAAAGAGCTAGAATGGATTGTCCAACAAAATATTATTGTAGTGCGGAATAGTGTTACGGGAGATCATGCTCAACTCCAAGCTATTGCTAGAGAAGTTCAGGTTTTTTATCGTCAAAAACGAGTAGAATTTTGGGATAAAGCCACGGTTAGTTCTAAAAATCCCGTTGTCAAGTTACAAAGTGATCATATTGTTTGGTTATGGGAACAACAACTATTAAGCAGTAATTTAAAAACCAAAATTGAACGATATCAAAATCAAACCGTTACAGACCGGGGAATTGCAGAAACCGCCGACATGAATTTAAAAACCCAAATTGCTACCCTGAGAAAAAATGCCCAAATTGCTTTATCTCAACCTCCGTTACAAATTTCAAGTAATGAATTACAATGGAATTATCAGAAACGCACCATTAGTTCCCCTCAATTTATTACCATTATTGAACGAGAACAACAAGTTACTGTCACCGCTAATCAAGGTTGGGGAGATTTAAAAGATAATATCTTTTATTTAACTGGAAATGTTGTTGGTATTGGCGCAAAACGTCAAGCACAACTCAATTCTAATTTACTCACTTGGTATATTCCTCAACAGTCTTTTTCCGCCGAAGGAAATGTGGTCTATCGTCAAATTGATCCCCCGTTTAATTTAATGGGAGAAAAAGCCGTTGGTAGGTTTGAAAATGATACTGTTGTTGTCAGTGGCGGGAATACAGGAACTCCTGTGGTTACGGAAATTGTACCGGAATAG
- a CDS encoding NYN domain-containing protein, which translates to MLNNINHGELFTPEQVLENRGRVAIFIDGSNLFYAALQLGIEIDYTKLLCRLTAGSRLLRSFFYTGVDRTNEKQQGFLLWMRRNGYRVIAKDLVQLPDGSKKANLDVEIAVDMMALVGSYDTAVLVSGDGDLAYAVDSVSYRGVRVEVVSLRSMTSDSLINVADRYIDLEMIKEDIQKTPRSPNYTYRPLSGISLIDGQIIEDS; encoded by the coding sequence ATGTTGAATAATATCAATCATGGAGAACTTTTTACTCCTGAACAAGTTCTTGAAAACAGGGGCCGAGTTGCCATTTTTATCGATGGCTCTAATCTATTTTATGCCGCTTTACAATTGGGAATCGAAATTGATTACACCAAATTATTATGTCGTTTAACGGCTGGTTCTCGGTTGTTACGCTCCTTTTTCTATACGGGAGTAGATCGCACCAATGAGAAGCAACAAGGCTTTTTATTATGGATGCGACGCAATGGTTATCGTGTCATTGCTAAAGATTTAGTCCAACTTCCTGATGGTTCTAAAAAAGCTAATTTAGATGTGGAAATAGCCGTTGATATGATGGCTTTAGTGGGTTCCTATGACACCGCCGTTTTGGTGAGTGGAGATGGAGATTTAGCTTATGCGGTGGACTCTGTAAGTTATCGCGGGGTGCGGGTGGAAGTCGTGAGTTTGCGCTCAATGACCAGTGACAGTTTAATTAATGTCGCAGATCGCTATATTGATTTAGAAATGATCAAAGAAGATATCCAAAAAACCCCCCGCAGTCCCAACTATACCTACCGTCCTTTATCAGGAATTAGTTTAATAGATGGGCAAATTATAGAAGATTCTTAG
- the metG gene encoding methionine--tRNA ligase, producing MKLTQTHFNTFTLTTPLYYVNDVPHIGSAYTTMAADAIARFQRLQGKSVLLITGTDEHGQKIQRTAEELGRSPQAHCDQIADGFASLWQHLNIQYDRFSRTTATRHEAIVNEFFQRVWNQGDIYLSQQQGWYCVACEEYKEERELEQKKYCPIHTNKALEWRDEQNYFFRLSQYQEQLETLYQEHPDFIQPESRRNEVINFVKQGLQDFSISRVNIDWGFPVPCDPSHTIYVWFDALLGYITALLDPEDEPTLENALSKRWPINLHLIGKDILRFHAIYWPAMLMSAGLSLPGRIFGHGFLTKDGKKMGKSLGNTLDPVALVNQYGADAIRFYFLKEIEFGQDGDYSQTRFIHTVNANLANDLGNLLNRTLKMAFKYFNGCVPNVNGEDIPKDDALKSLGLTLADTVTQAYDALAFSEVCTAIFTLVQAGNKYIDDKAPWSLYKQGKQEAVSQVLYSVLESVRLAAYLLSPIIPNISTRIYQQLGYTLDFNDQTILATALSFDIHAVWGALPANQPLQEAQPVFRRLEDAEGASS from the coding sequence ATGAAATTGACACAGACCCATTTCAATACCTTTACCCTGACAACACCTCTCTATTATGTCAATGATGTTCCTCATATTGGTAGTGCTTACACCACAATGGCAGCCGATGCCATTGCTCGGTTCCAACGACTTCAAGGGAAATCCGTCCTATTAATTACTGGAACCGATGAACACGGTCAAAAAATTCAACGTACCGCCGAGGAGTTAGGGCGTTCTCCCCAAGCTCACTGCGATCAAATTGCCGATGGTTTTGCTTCCCTGTGGCAACACTTGAATATTCAGTATGATCGCTTTAGTCGCACGACAGCAACTCGCCATGAAGCCATCGTCAATGAGTTTTTTCAACGGGTTTGGAATCAAGGAGATATCTATCTCAGCCAACAACAAGGCTGGTATTGTGTCGCCTGTGAAGAATACAAAGAAGAACGAGAATTAGAACAGAAAAAATACTGCCCCATCCATACCAATAAAGCCCTAGAATGGCGAGATGAGCAGAACTATTTTTTTCGGCTGTCTCAATACCAAGAACAGCTAGAAACTTTATATCAAGAGCATCCTGACTTTATTCAGCCAGAAAGTCGGCGCAACGAAGTCATCAATTTTGTTAAGCAAGGATTACAAGATTTTTCGATTTCTCGCGTTAATATTGACTGGGGATTTCCGGTTCCCTGTGATCCAAGCCATACCATTTATGTTTGGTTTGATGCGTTGTTAGGCTATATAACGGCGTTGCTTGACCCAGAGGATGAACCCACCTTAGAAAATGCTTTATCGAAACGGTGGCCGATTAATTTACACCTGATTGGTAAAGATATTTTAAGATTTCATGCCATTTACTGGCCTGCTATGTTGATGTCGGCTGGCTTATCTCTTCCCGGTCGTATCTTTGGACACGGTTTTTTGACCAAAGATGGGAAGAAGATGGGCAAAAGCTTGGGAAATACCCTTGATCCCGTTGCTTTAGTCAATCAATATGGTGCTGATGCGATTCGCTTTTATTTCTTGAAAGAGATAGAATTTGGACAGGATGGTGATTATAGTCAAACTCGGTTTATTCATACCGTTAATGCTAACTTAGCCAATGACTTAGGAAACTTACTCAACCGCACGCTGAAAATGGCGTTTAAATACTTTAACGGTTGTGTTCCTAATGTTAACGGTGAGGATATCCCCAAGGATGATGCCCTGAAATCCCTCGGTCTAACCTTGGCAGATACTGTCACTCAAGCCTATGATGCTCTGGCGTTTAGCGAAGTTTGTACGGCTATTTTCACCTTAGTTCAAGCCGGAAATAAATACATTGATGATAAAGCTCCTTGGAGTTTGTACAAGCAAGGAAAACAGGAAGCGGTTTCCCAAGTCTTGTACTCCGTTTTAGAATCCGTTCGACTGGCAGCTTATCTTTTGTCCCCCATCATTCCCAATATTAGCACTCGGATTTATCAACAATTGGGATACACCCTCGATTTCAATGATCAGACTATACTAGCGACAGCACTGTCCTTTGACATCCATGCTGTTTGGGGCGCGTTACCTGCTAATCAACCCTTGCAGGAAGCGCAACCTGTCTTTAGACGCTTGGAAGATGCAGAGGGAGCATCATCCTAA
- a CDS encoding 1-acyl-sn-glycerol-3-phosphate acyltransferase — MFISYEDRIPETGPAIVVSNHRSVIDPIVLTAGVGRTLRFASHHYMGQVPLLRELVTTFGAFPFDEPEHRPQQFFKQASQLLNQRQMVGIFPEGATPMLQQTQPNVVGNFQRGFAHLALRSGVCNLAVLPVAIATLEEQTLPSAIPLRLLRVFDPTEPLFDQPGWHPMILYRRIRILIGRPYWITPRVQRQYQGKQARKAVEELTQYCHREITDLLRQGSV; from the coding sequence ATGTTCATTTCCTATGAAGATCGAATTCCTGAAACAGGCCCTGCGATTGTGGTGAGTAACCATCGCAGCGTGATTGATCCGATTGTCTTAACCGCAGGTGTCGGTCGTACCCTTCGTTTTGCATCCCATCATTATATGGGTCAAGTCCCGCTTTTGCGTGAACTTGTCACGACATTTGGAGCCTTCCCCTTTGATGAACCTGAACATCGACCTCAACAGTTTTTTAAACAAGCAAGCCAACTATTAAACCAACGACAAATGGTGGGGATCTTTCCCGAAGGAGCAACCCCAATGTTACAACAAACTCAACCGAATGTTGTGGGAAACTTTCAACGGGGATTTGCTCATTTAGCGTTACGTTCTGGGGTTTGCAACCTAGCGGTTTTACCTGTGGCGATCGCAACATTAGAAGAACAAACCCTACCGTCAGCAATTCCATTAAGGTTACTGCGTGTCTTTGATCCGACCGAACCCTTGTTTGATCAACCGGGTTGGCATCCGATGATTCTCTATCGAAGAATCCGAATCTTAATTGGCCGTCCCTATTGGATTACCCCACGAGTACAACGTCAATATCAGGGGAAACAAGCCCGAAAAGCAGTAGAAGAGTTGACCCAGTATTGTCACCGGGAAATTACCGATTTACTTCGTCAAGGTAGCGTTTAG